Within Saccharomonospora cyanea NA-134, the genomic segment CCTCGGTGTACGGCACGTTGCGGCGCCTGTACAAGGCCGGGCTGCTCACCACGTACGTGGTGGCCAGCGAGGAAGGCCCTCACCGCAAGTACTACGGACTCAACGAGCTGGGTCGCGCGCGGCTCGCGGACTCGGCGAAGACCTGGCGCGGTTTCGCGGCCACGATGGAGCGCCTGTTGGGAGAGGATCTATGAGTACACACACTCACCCCGTCGTACGGGCCTACCTGGCTCGGGTGCGGACGGCGCTGTCGGACCTGCCCGAGGCGGAGATCGACGAGATCGTCGACGACGTGCGTCCCCACCTGGCCGAGATCGTGAATGGGTTGGGCGAGGACGCCACAGTGGAGGCGATGACCCGGGAACTGGGTACGCCGGAGAGCTACGCGGCCGAGGTGCGTTCGGCAGGGGAGTATCCGCCGCCTCCGGAGCGGGAGGGCGGCCGGGTGACGCAGCCCCGCACGGCGGTAGCGCGGCTGGCGTTCTGGAGTATGCTGCTCGGCTGTCTCGGTGCCGGGATCGCGGGTGCTGTACTGGCGTCCGGGTTGAACGAGGATGCCTTGTTCCTGCTGCTCCTGACACTGCCGTTGGTGGGTCTGTCGGGTGGGTACTTCGCGACGTACGGCACCTCCGTGCTGCGGGGGCTGCCCGAGGTGCGCAGGCTGGCGTCGGTGGACCGCAGTGGGGAGATGTCCAGGCGGGCGGTGGGCTGGTTGAGGGCACTGAACCCCGTGTGGTGGGGCGTGTCAGCCGCGCTCCTGGTGGTGTTGGGGGTCGCTCTGGCGGTCGCCCCGGACAGCGGCGGCGTGGTGGGCCTGGTGACGTTGCTCCTGCTGGCGGGGCTCGGCGTGTGGGTGGGGCCCAAGTCCGTTCGGGACCACCGGCTGGTGTCGGTGGCGCTGACTCTGTCGGCGTTCGTGGTGGGAGCGGGTGCCGGCCTTGCCGACTACGTGATCGGGTCGGCGCGGTCGTCGGACACGGCCTACCCCGCTCCCTACCCCTACCCCGCTGCCGATGGGGAGCCGCTGCTGTTCTACGGATCGGAGCAGGTCGACAACATCTACGTCTTCGACGCGGAGGGCAAACCGCTCACCGACCTCTACTTCTACACCGAGCAGGGCAGCCCGATCCGGATTCCGCGCTACGGCTGCGAAGAACACACGGGGGAGAGGATCCCAACGGGTACGGACAACCGTTTCCCGCGTCCGCATGTCGAGCAGGGTGGTATGGACGACTACGGCACGGTGAACGGCTACAACGCCTACCGGCCGTTCTGCGAGGAGGTCGACGAGGTGCCGTTCACAGTGGCCGTACCGAACGGCAAATGACTCGGGCCGAGCTACCAGCTCTGGCGTGACATCGCGAGCTGGGCCAGCAGGTTGCGCCCGCTCTCGGCGTTGCGGGGCTGGCACAGCACGTCGTAGCGGCCTGCCACCAGTTGGCTGTGCGAGACGAACCCGCGACGGCCGCGTGTGGCGGCGTAGCTCGCCGCGGCGAACGCCATGCCGAAACCGACACCGGAGATCAGGCCGATCAGGATGGCCGGGAGTCCGGCGCCGGGGGTGAAGAGGCTGAGCAGCAGCCCGACGAACAGACCGAACCAGGCGCCGGACAGCGCACCGCTGCCCAGGACCTTGCCCCAGGTCAGCCGCGCGGCGACGCGTTCGACCAGCAGCGGGTCGACGCCCACGATGGTGACGTCCTGCACGGGGAAGTTCTTGCCGGCGAGGTGGTCAACGGCGCGCTGCGCTTCCGCGTAGGTGGCGTAGGAACCGATCGGCCAGCCCGTGGGCATGGTCGGCAGCTGCGACGCCTGAGGCGCCGGAGAGAACGCCGTCTGGGAGAACGCGTGGGTCATTGCTCGCTTCACCTCTGGGGGAGACACCTGTTGTGCTCTA encodes:
- a CDS encoding PadR family transcriptional regulator; this encodes METSQLLKGVLDLAVLAVLRHDDGYGYDVLRRLRQAGLDEVGDASVYGTLRRLYKAGLLTTYVVASEEGPHRKYYGLNELGRARLADSAKTWRGFAATMERLLGEDL
- a CDS encoding DUF1700 domain-containing protein, coding for MSTHTHPVVRAYLARVRTALSDLPEAEIDEIVDDVRPHLAEIVNGLGEDATVEAMTRELGTPESYAAEVRSAGEYPPPPEREGGRVTQPRTAVARLAFWSMLLGCLGAGIAGAVLASGLNEDALFLLLLTLPLVGLSGGYFATYGTSVLRGLPEVRRLASVDRSGEMSRRAVGWLRALNPVWWGVSAALLVVLGVALAVAPDSGGVVGLVTLLLLAGLGVWVGPKSVRDHRLVSVALTLSAFVVGAGAGLADYVIGSARSSDTAYPAPYPYPAADGEPLLFYGSEQVDNIYVFDAEGKPLTDLYFYTEQGSPIRIPRYGCEEHTGERIPTGTDNRFPRPHVEQGGMDDYGTVNGYNAYRPFCEEVDEVPFTVAVPNGK
- a CDS encoding general stress protein → MTHAFSQTAFSPAPQASQLPTMPTGWPIGSYATYAEAQRAVDHLAGKNFPVQDVTIVGVDPLLVERVAARLTWGKVLGSGALSGAWFGLFVGLLLSLFTPGAGLPAILIGLISGVGFGMAFAAASYAATRGRRGFVSHSQLVAGRYDVLCQPRNAESGRNLLAQLAMSRQSW